The Teredinibacter sp. KSP-S5-2 genomic interval GGATGATCAATTCACTAATATTCGTTTGCTGCAGGAATACACCAGTCAGCCGAGGAAATGTGATGTGTTACGCGGCCTTTCTGCTGCGATGCTTACCAGAGCTGAGTACATCAATAACGGTTGGACTGTATCATTTAAAGGTGAGGCGGCTTCCTATCGTAGTCTGTTTTTATCCGGGAATATTGAAGATGGTAGTGCGCCAGTTAATAAAATTATTACATCTGTGCAAGAGTATCTGGATTATCTAAAAAATAGGGGGGTGGTAAGTATTTCAGACAAGTTATCCGCTCATTCCTGGTCGATGATGGGGGCATCTTTATCCGAAGTAAAAAATATGCTTGCCGGGCGTACTCAAACAAAATTCAATATTTTGGACATAATGTCTGCTGGTGGACATGGACAATCAGTTGAAACGGTTAAAGAAAATATCGCTTTAGCTCAGTCAGCGATAGGAAACAATGATTCCGTTTTGTTTGAATCCGCTGTAGCTCAGTTAGATGGGAATTTTAAGAGAGAAATTCCTAACGGGCTTGAAGTAGAACTAGGTATAACCTTTACGGACGGCGATTAACCCGTTTAAAAGACAATATATAAATACTGAAAATGACGAAGGTAGTTATGAAAAAAAATAATACAACGCCGATGATTGGTTTTATAGCGTTAGGCCTATTGGCGCCTGTTGTGTCTGCACAAAATAATAATCAAATTACCCAGGAAACAATTGATCGGTTGGAAAAACGTATAACTGAGTTAGAGCAGAATATTGAAGTGATGGCTGAGGAATTGGAACACAATTATTCAGCATCTAAGAAAAGTGACAGCCAACTCCATATCGGGGGCTATGGTGAGCTGCATTACAATCACCTTGATCAAGATGGCGAAGATATTCGTGAGATCGATTTTCATCGTTTGGTGATGTTTTTTGGCTACCAATTTAGCGATTCTATTCGGTTTATTTCAGAGCTGGAAGTGGAACACTCTCTCGTCAGCTCGGGAAGCCGGGGCGCTGTGGAAGTTGAGCAGGCCTATTTGGAATTTGATTTATTAAAATCTGCTCAGGTTCGTACTGGTATTCAATTGATGCCTCTTGGAATTATTAGTGAAACTCACGAGCCGCCCACTTTTTATGGCGTAGAACGTCCGATTATTGAAACAACAATCATTCCTACGACGTGGTATTCGGCAGGAATTAGTTGGGTTCACGCTATAGATAACGGTATTAGTTATAACCTGATGCTATCTGAAGGACTCAAAACGGAAGACCCAAATTCCGACCCCAATGCTGACCCTTTTGATTTAAAAGCGGGTAAGCAAAAGGCATCTTTTGCCGATGCTCATGCATTAGC includes:
- a CDS encoding imelysin family protein codes for the protein MQKIKFVFSSLVLFLLVACGGSRSNDPVVLSQDSLDVAVEEIVDTAIIPATNNFLQKSIELDNAIESFCTSQSIPALETAQLNWKALADAWYRLQPYNFGPLNDDIVFPSYIYIDSLRLRGTDYTETVRQEIQRDILSEQALNYEYFKNKNFKFVGLLALEISLFDLTAADDQFTNIRLLQEYTSQPRKCDVLRGLSAAMLTRAEYINNGWTVSFKGEAASYRSLFLSGNIEDGSAPVNKIITSVQEYLDYLKNRGVVSISDKLSAHSWSMMGASLSEVKNMLAGRTQTKFNILDIMSAGGHGQSVETVKENIALAQSAIGNNDSVLFESAVAQLDGNFKREIPNGLEVELGITFTDGD
- a CDS encoding porin, with product MKKNNTTPMIGFIALGLLAPVVSAQNNNQITQETIDRLEKRITELEQNIEVMAEELEHNYSASKKSDSQLHIGGYGELHYNHLDQDGEDIREIDFHRLVMFFGYQFSDSIRFISELEVEHSLVSSGSRGAVEVEQAYLEFDLLKSAQVRTGIQLMPLGIISETHEPPTFYGVERPIIETTIIPTTWYSAGISWVHAIDNGISYNLMLSEGLKTEDPNSDPNADPFDLKAGKQKASFADAHALAITGRIAYRGAKGLELSVYAQYQPDLDQKAEVSYAEDATLVGGHVVYQMGDFTGKALYARWDLAGDAAVEADKDVQDGGYLELGWKPAESWGVFVRQSSWSQQNGVEAEQSKVGVNYYPHPDVVIKADIQVQNEDAGNSDGFNLGVGYQF